The Streptomyces pactum genome contains a region encoding:
- a CDS encoding penicillin acylase family protein: MPRRTPRNALDRLRTPRGFHGFLKGASVCALVAGLLSPLSPAMAAGTGLTSERTAGAASEAGTRKAVEKISETAANDHCGGRCSDILPPGQNGNATLAQILLNQAFGTQPAHAEDQLGPYASLATGYSGLTDDKINTFFNDASFGVPDGQVASTVRPAGRSDVTIVRDKRTGVPHITGTTRYGTEFGAGYAAAQDRLWLMDLFRHVGRGQLTPFAGGAPANQGLEQQFWRGAPYSEADLEAQIESAAAKAGERGELALADVDAYVAGINAYIDASDKGRYFPGEYVLTGHKDAITNAGTIEHFKRTDLIALASVIGSLFGAGGGGEVTNALSLLAAQQKYGVAEGTEVWESFRQRNDPEAVLTQHAGSFPYLPKPDDPQGAALPDAGSVRAEPLVYDRTGGAAGPSATGASATAADAAVTSARRGMSNALVVSGEHTASGHPVAVFGPQTGYFAPQLLMLQEIQGPGISARGASFAGLSMYVELGRGQDYAWSATTSGQDIIDTYAVELCRDDHHYLYRGTCTPMEKIERKNAWKPTVADGTAAGSYTMRVWRTKYGPVEYRATVGGKKVAYTTLRSSYLHEADSIIGFQMLNDPDYLNSPERFQSAVQHINYTFNWFYADSEHTAYYNSGDNPVRANGVDADFPVWARPAYEWRDWDPAANTARYTPASAHPRSVDQDYYVSWNNKQARDYATAPWGNGSVHRGDLLDDRVKKLVADGGVTRAALVKAMAEAGLTDLRAEDVLPDLLKVIDSAPVTDPAAKAAVDRLKAWLSAGALRTETSAGAKKYAHADAIRTLDAWWPLLVKAEFEPGLGSDLYTAFTRNLPVDESPSAAHGPTGAHAGSAFQYGWWSYVDKDIRSVLGERVDGPLARVYCGAGDLAACRDTLVSTLKEAAGRTPAQVYPGDDNCPAGDQWCADSVIHRTLGGIEHGGIGWQNRPTYQQVVEFTSHR; this comes from the coding sequence GCGTCCGTATGCGCCCTCGTTGCCGGTCTTTTGTCGCCGCTTTCCCCCGCGATGGCCGCCGGAACGGGTCTGACCTCGGAGCGGACCGCGGGAGCGGCCTCCGAAGCAGGTACCCGGAAGGCCGTCGAAAAGATCTCCGAAACGGCGGCGAACGACCACTGCGGCGGCCGGTGTTCCGACATCCTGCCGCCCGGTCAGAACGGCAACGCCACCCTCGCCCAGATCCTGCTCAACCAGGCCTTCGGTACCCAGCCCGCCCACGCCGAGGACCAGCTCGGGCCCTACGCGAGCCTCGCCACCGGCTACTCCGGCCTCACCGACGACAAGATCAACACGTTCTTCAACGACGCCTCCTTCGGCGTCCCCGACGGCCAGGTCGCCTCCACCGTCCGCCCCGCCGGCCGCAGCGACGTGACCATCGTCCGCGACAAGAGGACCGGTGTGCCGCACATCACCGGCACCACCCGCTACGGCACCGAGTTCGGCGCCGGCTACGCGGCGGCCCAGGACCGGCTGTGGCTGATGGACCTCTTCCGGCACGTCGGACGAGGCCAGTTGACCCCCTTCGCCGGCGGCGCCCCCGCCAACCAGGGACTGGAGCAGCAGTTCTGGCGCGGCGCCCCGTACAGCGAGGCCGACCTCGAGGCGCAGATCGAGAGCGCCGCCGCCAAGGCCGGTGAGCGCGGCGAGCTGGCCCTGGCCGACGTGGACGCCTACGTCGCCGGCATCAACGCCTACATCGACGCCTCCGACAAGGGCCGGTACTTCCCCGGGGAGTACGTCCTGACCGGCCACAAGGACGCCATCACCAACGCCGGCACCATCGAGCACTTCAAGCGCACCGACCTGATCGCGCTGGCCTCCGTCATCGGCTCCCTCTTCGGCGCGGGCGGCGGCGGCGAGGTCACCAACGCGCTGTCACTGCTCGCCGCCCAGCAGAAGTACGGCGTGGCCGAGGGCACCGAGGTCTGGGAGTCCTTCCGGCAGCGCAACGACCCCGAGGCGGTCCTCACCCAGCACGCCGGCAGCTTCCCGTACCTGCCCAAACCGGACGACCCACAGGGGGCGGCGCTGCCCGACGCCGGCTCGGTCCGGGCGGAGCCGCTGGTGTACGACCGCACGGGCGGCGCGGCCGGCCCGAGCGCGACCGGTGCCTCCGCGACGGCGGCGGACGCGGCCGTCACCTCGGCGCGGCGCGGCATGTCCAACGCCCTCGTGGTCAGCGGCGAGCACACGGCGAGCGGTCACCCGGTCGCCGTCTTCGGCCCGCAGACCGGCTACTTCGCGCCGCAGCTCCTCATGCTCCAGGAGATCCAGGGCCCCGGCATCAGCGCCCGCGGCGCATCCTTCGCGGGCCTGAGCATGTACGTCGAACTCGGCCGCGGCCAGGACTACGCGTGGAGCGCGACCACGTCCGGCCAGGACATCATCGACACCTACGCCGTCGAACTGTGCCGCGACGACCACCACTACCTCTACCGCGGCACCTGCACGCCGATGGAGAAGATCGAGCGGAAGAACGCCTGGAAGCCGACCGTCGCGGACGGCACCGCGGCCGGCTCCTACACGATGCGGGTCTGGCGCACGAAGTACGGCCCGGTCGAGTACCGCGCCACCGTCGGCGGCAAGAAGGTCGCCTACACCACCCTGCGCTCCTCGTACCTGCACGAGGCCGACTCGATCATCGGCTTCCAGATGCTCAACGACCCGGACTACCTGAACAGCCCCGAACGCTTCCAGAGCGCCGTCCAGCACATCAACTACACCTTCAACTGGTTCTACGCCGACTCGGAGCACACCGCGTACTACAACAGCGGCGACAACCCGGTCCGGGCGAACGGCGTCGACGCCGACTTCCCGGTCTGGGCGCGGCCGGCGTACGAGTGGCGGGACTGGGACCCGGCCGCCAACACGGCCCGGTACACGCCGGCCTCCGCCCACCCGCGCTCCGTCGACCAGGACTACTACGTCTCCTGGAACAACAAACAGGCCAGGGACTACGCCACCGCCCCCTGGGGCAACGGCTCCGTCCACCGCGGCGACCTCCTCGACGACCGTGTGAAGAAGCTGGTCGCCGACGGCGGCGTGACACGGGCCGCGCTGGTGAAGGCGATGGCCGAGGCGGGCCTCACCGACCTGCGGGCCGAGGACGTACTGCCCGATCTGCTGAAGGTGATCGACTCCGCGCCGGTGACCGACCCCGCGGCCAAGGCGGCCGTCGACCGGCTCAAGGCATGGCTCTCGGCGGGCGCCCTGCGTACGGAGACCTCGGCCGGCGCGAAGAAGTACGCCCACGCCGACGCGATCCGCACCCTGGACGCCTGGTGGCCGCTGCTGGTGAAGGCCGAGTTCGAACCCGGTCTCGGCAGCGACCTGTACACCGCCTTCACCCGCAACCTGCCCGTCGACGAGTCCCCGTCCGCCGCCCACGGCCCGACCGGCGCGCATGCCGGCAGCGCCTTCCAGTACGGCTGGTGGAGTTATGTCGACAAGGACATCCGGTCCGTGCTCGGCGAGCGTGTCGACGGTCCCCTCGCGCGCGTGTACTGCGGCGCCGGCGACCTCGCCGCCTGCCGGGACACCCTGGTCTCCACCCTGAAGGAGGCGGCGGGCCGGACGCCCGCCCAGGTCTATCCCGGCGACGACAACTGCCCGGCGGGCGACCAGTGGTGCGCCGACTCGGTGATCCACCGCACCCTCGGCGGTATCGAGCACGGCGGGATCGGCTGGCAGAACCGGCCGACCTACCAGCAGGTCGTGGAGTTCACGTCCCACCGGTGA
- a CDS encoding exo-beta-N-acetylmuramidase NamZ family protein, protein MTLSRRSLLATTAAVAATTTAAAAATTGTAQAAPGGHGGRRLRTGFERLVDDGYAPLDGQRVGIVTNPTGITRDVRHIVDVMHADDRVDLTAVFGPEHGFRGTAQAGGSEGRYDDPATGLPVYDTYLKSGQPLADIFTASGVDTVVFDIQDVGARFYTYIWTLFDCMEAARLAGKRFVVLDRPNPVTGRAALGPILHEEFATFVGRQPIAQAHGMTVAELARLFNGEFLTEPVPLETVTMSGWKRSEFYDASGLPWVPPSPNMPTPECALVYSGTCLFEGTNLSEGRGTTRPFELIGAEGIDGSWAAAANAVGLPGVRLREAYFAPTFSKFQGKTVGGVQLHVHDRSAFDPVRTGIALLVTAKRTWDGFAWRPDNWIDKLTGSTQVRTMIDAGADTDEVVGGWEEELAAFRRTRRQYLLYR, encoded by the coding sequence ATGACGCTGTCCAGACGGTCCCTGCTCGCCACCACGGCCGCGGTGGCGGCCACCACCACGGCGGCCGCGGCCGCCACGACCGGTACGGCGCAGGCGGCGCCCGGGGGCCACGGCGGCCGCCGGCTGCGCACCGGCTTCGAGCGCCTCGTCGACGACGGCTACGCCCCGCTGGACGGGCAGCGGGTCGGCATCGTCACCAACCCGACGGGCATCACCCGGGACGTACGCCACATCGTCGACGTCATGCACGCCGACGACCGCGTGGACCTGACCGCCGTCTTCGGCCCCGAGCACGGCTTCCGCGGCACCGCGCAGGCGGGCGGCTCCGAGGGCCGCTACGACGACCCGGCGACCGGGCTGCCGGTCTACGACACGTACCTGAAGAGCGGGCAGCCGCTCGCGGACATCTTCACGGCGTCCGGCGTGGACACCGTCGTCTTCGACATCCAGGACGTCGGCGCGCGCTTCTACACGTACATCTGGACGCTGTTCGACTGCATGGAGGCGGCCCGGCTCGCGGGCAAGCGGTTCGTGGTCCTGGACCGGCCGAACCCGGTGACCGGGCGGGCGGCCCTCGGTCCGATCCTGCACGAGGAGTTCGCCACCTTCGTCGGCCGGCAGCCGATCGCACAGGCTCACGGCATGACGGTCGCCGAGCTGGCGCGGCTGTTCAACGGCGAGTTCCTGACGGAGCCGGTGCCGCTGGAGACCGTGACGATGTCGGGCTGGAAGCGCTCGGAGTTCTACGACGCCTCCGGGCTGCCCTGGGTGCCGCCGAGCCCGAACATGCCGACGCCGGAGTGCGCGCTGGTGTACTCGGGGACGTGTCTGTTCGAGGGCACGAACCTGTCGGAGGGGCGCGGCACCACCCGCCCGTTCGAGCTGATCGGAGCGGAGGGCATCGACGGGAGCTGGGCCGCCGCCGCGAACGCCGTCGGCCTGCCCGGCGTGCGGTTGCGCGAGGCCTACTTCGCGCCCACCTTCTCCAAGTTCCAGGGGAAGACCGTCGGCGGTGTGCAGCTCCACGTGCACGACCGGTCCGCCTTCGACCCGGTGCGCACCGGAATCGCGCTCCTGGTGACCGCGAAGCGGACCTGGGACGGTTTCGCCTGGCGGCCGGACAACTGGATCGACAAGCTCACCGGATCCACCCAGGTGCGCACGATGATCGACGCGGGCGCGGACACCGACGAGGTGGTGGGCGGCTGGGAGGAGGAACTGGCGGCGTTCCGCCGGACGCGCCGCCAGTACCTCCTCTACAGGTGA
- a CDS encoding SDR family oxidoreductase, producing the protein MVEAVQDAGVVVTGAGGGIGAALARRFAAEDARVVVNDLDADRAKAVAEEIGGIAVPGDASAIVAEAREALGGTVDVYCANAGVGSGGSEAAEEAVWALAWDVNVMAHVRAAHELIPDWLERGSGRFVSTVSAAGLLTMIGAAPYSVTKHGAYAFAEWLSLTYRHRGVKVHAICPQGVRTDMLTASGSAGDLVLQPTAIEPRDVADALFKGIEQDRFLILPHPEVAEYYQARAAEPDRWLHGMNRLQRQWEEATAR; encoded by the coding sequence ATGGTGGAAGCCGTGCAGGATGCCGGAGTCGTCGTCACCGGGGCGGGAGGCGGCATCGGTGCCGCGCTGGCCCGCCGCTTCGCCGCCGAGGACGCCCGGGTCGTCGTCAACGATCTGGACGCCGACCGGGCCAAGGCCGTCGCCGAGGAGATCGGGGGCATCGCGGTCCCGGGCGACGCCTCCGCGATCGTCGCCGAGGCCCGCGAGGCGCTGGGCGGCACGGTCGACGTGTACTGCGCCAATGCGGGCGTCGGCTCCGGGGGTTCCGAAGCGGCCGAGGAGGCCGTCTGGGCGCTCGCCTGGGACGTCAACGTCATGGCCCACGTGCGGGCGGCCCACGAGCTGATCCCCGACTGGCTGGAGCGCGGCAGCGGCCGCTTCGTCTCCACCGTCTCCGCCGCCGGACTGCTCACCATGATCGGCGCCGCGCCCTACAGCGTGACCAAGCACGGCGCCTACGCCTTCGCCGAGTGGCTGTCCCTCACGTACCGCCACCGCGGGGTCAAGGTGCACGCCATCTGCCCGCAGGGCGTGCGCACCGACATGCTCACCGCGAGCGGCAGCGCGGGCGACCTGGTGCTCCAGCCCACCGCCATCGAACCGCGGGACGTCGCGGACGCCCTCTTCAAGGGAATCGAGCAGGACCGCTTCCTGATCCTGCCGCACCCCGAGGTCGCCGAGTACTACCAGGCCCGCGCCGCCGAGCCCGACCGCTGGCTGCACGGCATGAACCGCCTCCAGCGGCAGTGGGAGGAGGCGACGGCCCGATGA
- a CDS encoding class I adenylate-forming enzyme family protein, which translates to MTGSRYAAKPWLDLLTDAQKAPLDPDASLVHALRRAAAEAPDRAFLAYFDGRLTYREVDELSDSVAGHLAARGLERGERVAVLLQNSPHFVLAVLGAWKAGAVVVPVNPMYKSGEVGHVLRDGEVAALICSDRAWESYLRETAAGTPVRIALTGCELDFQTRQDARVLSFERLPRATDADDLAQAARAGHQAPAGRDPEPGDTALISYTSGTSGKPKGATNTHRNIMYNAERQRTGLGLPEAPVYFALAPLFHITGMVCEFGACLNSVGTLVLAYRFEAGVVLDAFAEHRPHYTVGPSTAFMALAAHPSVTPEHFASFANISSGGAPLPPALVEKFRAGFGPYIRNGYGLTECTAPCASVPPHLEAPVDPLSGTLAVGVPGPETDVRIVDEQGAEVPFGEQGEIVVSGPQVVPGYWRRPDATAETFPGGELRTGDVGFMDAQGWLYVVDRKKDMINASGFKVWPREVEDVLYTHPAVREAAVVGVPDGYRGETVKAYISLRPGAETAPDALAAYCEERLAAYKYPRQVEILPDLPKTASGKILRRELRSRTHQDGQ; encoded by the coding sequence ATGACCGGCTCCCGTTACGCGGCCAAGCCCTGGCTGGACCTGCTGACCGACGCCCAGAAGGCGCCGCTCGACCCGGACGCCTCCCTGGTGCACGCCCTGCGCCGGGCCGCCGCCGAGGCCCCCGACCGCGCCTTCCTCGCCTACTTCGACGGCCGCCTCACCTACCGCGAGGTGGACGAACTGAGCGACTCCGTCGCCGGGCACCTCGCCGCGCGCGGCCTGGAGCGCGGCGAGCGGGTCGCGGTCCTGCTGCAGAACTCCCCGCACTTCGTGCTCGCCGTCCTCGGGGCGTGGAAGGCGGGGGCGGTCGTCGTGCCCGTCAACCCCATGTACAAGTCGGGGGAGGTCGGCCACGTCCTACGGGACGGGGAGGTGGCCGCGCTGATCTGCTCAGACCGGGCCTGGGAGTCCTACCTGCGCGAGACGGCGGCCGGCACGCCCGTACGGATCGCCCTCACCGGGTGTGAGTTGGACTTCCAGACCCGCCAGGACGCGCGCGTGCTGTCCTTCGAGCGGCTGCCCCGCGCCACCGACGCCGACGACCTCGCCCAGGCGGCCCGCGCCGGACACCAGGCCCCGGCCGGCCGTGACCCGGAGCCCGGTGACACCGCGCTCATCAGCTACACCTCGGGCACCAGCGGCAAGCCCAAGGGCGCCACCAACACGCACCGCAACATCATGTACAACGCGGAGCGGCAGCGCACCGGGCTCGGCCTGCCCGAGGCGCCGGTCTACTTCGCGCTGGCGCCGCTGTTCCACATCACCGGCATGGTCTGCGAGTTCGGGGCGTGCCTGAACAGCGTGGGCACGCTCGTCCTGGCGTACCGCTTCGAGGCGGGCGTCGTGCTGGACGCCTTTGCCGAGCACCGGCCGCACTACACGGTCGGTCCGTCCACCGCCTTCATGGCACTGGCCGCCCACCCGTCGGTCACCCCCGAGCACTTCGCCTCCTTCGCGAACATCTCCTCCGGCGGCGCGCCGCTGCCCCCGGCCCTGGTGGAGAAGTTCCGCGCGGGCTTCGGGCCGTACATCCGCAACGGCTACGGGCTCACCGAGTGCACCGCACCCTGCGCCTCGGTCCCGCCGCACCTGGAGGCGCCCGTCGACCCGCTCTCCGGGACCCTCGCCGTCGGCGTCCCCGGCCCCGAGACCGATGTCCGGATCGTCGACGAGCAGGGCGCCGAGGTCCCCTTCGGGGAGCAGGGCGAGATCGTCGTCAGCGGACCGCAGGTCGTCCCCGGCTACTGGCGGCGCCCCGACGCCACCGCCGAGACCTTCCCTGGCGGCGAGCTGCGCACCGGCGACGTCGGCTTCATGGACGCCCAGGGATGGCTCTACGTCGTCGACCGCAAGAAGGACATGATCAACGCCTCCGGCTTCAAGGTCTGGCCGCGCGAGGTCGAGGACGTGCTCTACACCCACCCGGCGGTGCGCGAGGCCGCCGTCGTCGGCGTGCCCGACGGGTACCGGGGGGAGACCGTCAAGGCGTACATCAGCCTCCGTCCGGGTGCCGAGACGGCCCCGGACGCACTCGCCGCCTACTGCGAGGAGAGACTGGCCGCGTACAAGTATCCGCGCCAGGTGGAGATCCTGCCCGACCTGCCGAAGACGGCGAGTGGGAAGATCCTCCGTCGGGAACTGCGTTCCCGTACGCACCAGGACGGACAGTGA
- a CDS encoding TetR/AcrR family transcriptional regulator codes for MPRTTDGDGTPVPQRLLAAATRLFAEQGYDRTSVQEIVEAAGVTKGALYHYFGSKDDLLHEVYARVLRLQQERLDAFADSDEPVEKRVRDAAADVVVTTIDNLDDASIFFRSMHQLSPEKNKQVRAERRRYHERFRALIEEGQRAGVFTKESPADLVVDYHFGSVHHLSTWYRPDGPLSPQEVADHLADLLLRALRP; via the coding sequence GTGCCCAGGACCACGGACGGGGACGGCACTCCGGTGCCGCAGCGGCTCCTGGCCGCCGCCACCCGGCTCTTCGCGGAGCAGGGCTACGACCGCACCTCGGTACAGGAGATCGTGGAGGCGGCCGGCGTCACCAAGGGCGCGCTGTACCACTACTTCGGCTCCAAGGACGACCTCCTGCACGAGGTCTACGCGCGCGTGCTGCGCCTCCAGCAGGAGCGCCTGGACGCCTTCGCGGACTCCGACGAGCCGGTCGAGAAGCGGGTGCGGGACGCCGCGGCCGACGTCGTCGTCACCACCATCGACAACCTCGACGACGCGTCGATCTTCTTCCGCTCCATGCACCAGCTCAGCCCGGAGAAGAACAAGCAGGTGCGCGCGGAGCGCCGGCGCTACCACGAACGCTTCCGCGCGCTCATCGAGGAGGGCCAGCGGGCCGGCGTCTTCACCAAGGAGTCCCCGGCCGACCTGGTGGTGGACTACCACTTCGGCTCCGTCCACCACCTCTCCACCTGGTACCGCCCCGACGGCCCGCTCAGCCCGCAGGAGGTCGCCGACCATCTGGCCGACCTGCTGCTGCGGGCCCTGCGCCCGTGA
- a CDS encoding acyl-CoA dehydrogenase, protein MDFAFDARTEELRARLLAFMDEHVYPAEQVAHEQRALLASPWDTPQVVEDLKAEARRQGLWNLFLPDAEHGAGLTNLQYAPLAEITGRSPQLAPTATNCAAPDTGNMEVLAQFADEAQKKQWLQPLLAGEIRSAFAMTEPDVASSDATNITTHIERDGDDYVITGRKWYISGAMNPDCGIFIVMGKTDPDGEDIRRQQSMVLVPRDTPGVTVDRAMQVFGYEDHYHGGHAEVTFDHARVPVSNLIGEEGGGFAIAQARLGPGRIHHCMRLIGMAERAIELMCRRAVSRDAFGKPLAQQGVIHNWIADARVTVEQLRLLVLKTAWLMDTVGNRGAHTEIQAIKIATPRAVVDIIDRAIQLHGAGGVSQDFPLAELYAGARTLMIADGPDEVHQRSLARREIKKYL, encoded by the coding sequence ATGGACTTCGCGTTCGACGCACGCACCGAGGAACTCCGCGCCAGGCTGCTCGCCTTCATGGACGAGCACGTCTACCCGGCCGAGCAGGTCGCCCACGAGCAGCGTGCCCTGCTGGCCTCCCCCTGGGACACCCCTCAGGTCGTCGAGGACCTGAAGGCCGAGGCGCGCCGCCAGGGCCTGTGGAACCTCTTCCTCCCCGACGCCGAGCACGGCGCCGGTCTCACCAACCTCCAGTACGCTCCGCTCGCCGAGATCACCGGCCGCAGCCCGCAGTTGGCGCCGACGGCGACCAACTGCGCGGCGCCGGACACCGGGAACATGGAGGTGCTGGCGCAGTTCGCCGACGAGGCGCAGAAGAAGCAGTGGCTGCAGCCGTTGCTCGCCGGCGAGATCCGCTCCGCGTTCGCGATGACCGAGCCGGACGTGGCCTCCTCGGACGCCACGAACATCACGACGCACATCGAGCGCGACGGCGACGATTACGTCATCACGGGCCGCAAGTGGTACATCTCCGGCGCGATGAACCCGGACTGCGGGATTTTCATCGTGATGGGCAAGACCGATCCGGACGGCGAGGACATCCGCCGTCAGCAGTCCATGGTGCTGGTCCCCCGTGACACGCCGGGCGTCACCGTCGACCGGGCCATGCAGGTCTTCGGGTACGAGGACCACTACCACGGCGGCCACGCCGAAGTGACCTTCGACCACGCGCGCGTACCGGTGTCGAACCTGATCGGCGAGGAGGGCGGCGGCTTCGCCATCGCCCAGGCCCGCCTCGGTCCGGGCCGCATCCACCACTGCATGCGGCTGATCGGCATGGCCGAGCGGGCGATCGAGCTGATGTGCAGGCGGGCGGTGTCCCGCGACGCCTTCGGCAAGCCGCTGGCCCAGCAGGGCGTGATCCACAACTGGATCGCGGACGCACGCGTCACCGTCGAGCAGTTGCGGCTCCTCGTGCTCAAGACCGCCTGGCTGATGGACACCGTCGGCAACCGGGGCGCGCACACCGAGATCCAGGCCATCAAGATCGCCACGCCTCGCGCGGTGGTCGACATCATCGACCGGGCGATCCAACTGCACGGCGCGGGCGGCGTGAGCCAGGACTTCCCGCTGGCCGAGCTCTACGCGGGCGCCCGGACCCTGATGATCGCCGACGGTCCCGACGAGGTCCACCAGCGCTCGCTGGCCCGCCGGGAGATCAAGAAGTACCTCTGA
- a CDS encoding phosphotransferase family protein, with protein MSPDHPPGLDLDRLRGLLDRERPGLVTGPLSGRLIEGGRSNLTYAVSDGTARWVVRRPPLGHVLATAHDMRREHRVIDALHPTDVPVPRPVLLCEDEEVLGSPFYVMEFVEGTPYRTADQLAPLGPERTRAAVLNLVDTLVGLHAVDPAAVGLGDFGRPEGFLDRQLRRWAKQLDASRNRDLAGIDELHATLGRELPRSPAPTVVHGDYRLDNVLIGGDDEINAILDWEMSTLGDPLTDLGLLVMYSMPLGMPDSPVSTTAQAPGHPAPAELIERYAARSGRDVSAVAWYTAFAWFKLAVILEGIHYRYTLGQTVGRGFDRIGDLVPVFIEHGLTTLQEG; from the coding sequence ATGAGCCCCGACCACCCGCCCGGACTCGATCTCGACCGGTTGCGCGGCCTGCTCGACCGCGAGCGTCCCGGCCTGGTGACCGGCCCGCTGTCCGGCCGGCTGATCGAGGGCGGACGGTCGAACCTCACCTACGCGGTCTCGGACGGTACCGCGCGCTGGGTCGTACGACGCCCCCCGCTCGGCCACGTCCTGGCCACCGCGCACGACATGAGGCGCGAGCACCGCGTCATCGACGCCCTGCACCCGACGGACGTGCCGGTACCGCGCCCGGTCCTCCTCTGCGAGGACGAGGAGGTCCTCGGGTCGCCCTTCTACGTCATGGAGTTCGTCGAGGGCACCCCGTACCGCACCGCCGACCAGCTCGCCCCGCTCGGCCCCGAGCGCACCCGGGCCGCGGTGCTGAACCTGGTCGACACGCTCGTCGGACTGCACGCGGTGGACCCCGCCGCCGTCGGCCTGGGCGACTTCGGCCGCCCCGAGGGCTTCCTGGATCGCCAGCTCCGCCGCTGGGCCAAGCAACTGGACGCCTCCCGCAACCGCGACCTGGCCGGCATCGACGAGCTGCACGCCACCCTCGGCCGGGAGCTGCCCCGCTCCCCCGCCCCGACCGTCGTGCACGGCGACTACCGCCTGGACAACGTGCTGATCGGCGGCGACGACGAGATCAACGCGATCCTCGACTGGGAGATGTCCACCCTCGGCGACCCACTCACCGACCTCGGCCTGCTGGTGATGTACAGCATGCCCCTCGGCATGCCCGACTCCCCCGTCTCCACCACGGCCCAGGCCCCCGGCCACCCCGCCCCGGCCGAGCTGATCGAGCGGTACGCCGCGCGCTCGGGGCGCGACGTGTCCGCCGTCGCCTGGTACACGGCGTTCGCCTGGTTCAAGCTCGCCGTGATCCTGGAGGGCATCCACTACCGCTACACGCTGGGCCAGACGGTCGGCCGCGGCTTCGACCGCATCGGCGACCTCGTCCCCGTCTTCATCGAGCACGGCCTGACCACCCTTCAGGAAGGCTGA
- a CDS encoding NADP-dependent oxidoreductase — MKAISYARYGGPEVLEYGDVPDPPVGPDSVLVKVRAAAVNPVDWKCRDGHLDAILQPVFPVVPGWDVSGVVVQPGASVTEFAVGDEVIGYVREDFLSRGTFAEYVAAPVRTLARKPRNLTYEEAAGLPLTGLTAYQVLVKALEVKRGETVLVHAAAGGVGSIAVQLGRHLGARVIGTASEHNHDFVRRLGGEPVTYGQGLAERMRGLAPEGVDAVFDTVGGETLRISANLLATDGRLVSVADADVVDYGGRYSFVRPDAEDLLRLSELAEQGVVSVHVSETFPLERAADAHRRNQEGRTRGKIVVTVDWE; from the coding sequence ATGAAGGCGATCAGTTACGCACGGTACGGCGGTCCCGAGGTCCTGGAGTACGGGGACGTCCCGGATCCGCCGGTCGGGCCCGACTCGGTGCTCGTGAAGGTGCGGGCCGCAGCCGTCAATCCCGTCGACTGGAAGTGCCGCGACGGCCACCTCGACGCCATCCTCCAGCCCGTCTTCCCCGTGGTCCCGGGATGGGACGTCTCGGGGGTCGTCGTGCAGCCCGGGGCCTCGGTCACGGAGTTCGCCGTCGGTGACGAGGTCATCGGCTACGTCCGTGAGGACTTCCTTTCCCGGGGGACCTTCGCCGAGTACGTGGCGGCGCCCGTGCGCACCCTCGCGCGCAAGCCGCGCAATCTCACCTACGAGGAGGCGGCCGGGCTGCCGCTGACCGGGCTGACCGCCTACCAGGTGCTGGTGAAGGCGCTGGAGGTGAAGCGGGGCGAGACCGTGCTCGTGCACGCCGCCGCGGGCGGGGTCGGCTCGATCGCGGTGCAGCTCGGGCGGCATCTGGGGGCCCGGGTCATCGGCACGGCGAGTGAGCACAACCACGACTTCGTGCGGAGGCTGGGCGGGGAACCGGTGACGTACGGGCAGGGGCTGGCCGAGCGGATGCGGGGGCTGGCGCCCGAGGGGGTGGACGCGGTGTTCGACACGGTCGGCGGCGAGACGCTGAGGATCTCGGCGAACCTGCTGGCCACCGACGGCCGCCTCGTCTCCGTCGCCGACGCGGACGTCGTCGACTACGGGGGGCGGTACTCCTTCGTGCGCCCCGACGCGGAGGACCTGCTGCGATTGAGTGAGCTGGCGGAGCAGGGGGTCGTGTCCGTGCACGTGTCGGAGACGTTCCCCCTGGAGCGGGCGGCGGACGCGCACCGGCGGAACCAGGAGGGGCGTACGCGGGGGAAGATCGTGGTGACGGTGGACTGGGAGTAG
- a CDS encoding DUF202 domain-containing protein produces MPDRDPGLQPERTRLAWRRTTLSGTVAAVLAAKTALHGGATPATVVAAALCCALWLAFLRIAHGRIRTLASANRPRALTPPHATAAVLCTVALAVCGAFLVL; encoded by the coding sequence ATCCCCGACCGCGACCCCGGGCTCCAGCCCGAGCGCACCCGGCTCGCCTGGCGCCGCACGACCCTGTCCGGCACCGTCGCGGCCGTCCTCGCCGCGAAGACCGCGCTGCACGGCGGCGCTACCCCCGCCACCGTCGTCGCCGCCGCCCTGTGCTGCGCCCTCTGGCTGGCCTTCCTGCGCATCGCCCACGGCCGCATCCGCACCCTCGCCTCGGCGAACCGGCCTCGCGCCCTGACCCCGCCGCACGCCACGGCGGCAGTCCTGTGCACGGTGGCACTGGCGGTGTGCGGCGCGTTCCTCGTCCTCTAG